From Lasioglossum baleicum chromosome 2, iyLasBale1, whole genome shotgun sequence, a single genomic window includes:
- the LOC143218781 gene encoding uncharacterized protein LOC143218781 — MPVEETLCPEKQIIKKFVQNASCPNGKPKKKQDVKCPSVQGKKISKCGEKVSCSDTESRKAKSWRDSICSGNGNGNGNGNGNGKCKKTVQKVPCVPKDKKYKGCPKCENNRIEKLECEVYQLRREIEGMKHERKAAEKAVQRAILRGARALGGRFKPIVPESIEKLLDSCESNASSVSTSASVTCCGKKTVPMQPCGIRSEKKEAYHFCETSCAN; from the exons ATGCCGGTGGAGGAAACGTTATGCCCCGAGAAGCAAATAATAAAGAAGTTTGTCCAGAACGCGTCGTGTCCGAATGGAAAGCCTAAGAAGAAGCAGGATGTGAAATGCCCGTCGGTCCAAGGCAAAAAGATTTCGAAATGCGGGGAGAAGGTGTCTTGTTCCGATACAGAGTCGAGAAAAGCGAAATCGTGGCGAGATTCGATATGCTCGGgaaacgggaacgggaacggaaACGGAAACGGAAACGGCAAGTGTAAGAAGACCGTGCAGAAAGTACCGTGTGTGCCCAAAGACAAGAAGTACAAGGGATGTCCGAAATGCGAAAACAATCGGATCGAGAAATTGGAATGTGAG GTGTATCAGCTGCGGAGGGAGATCGAAGGGATGAAGCACGAGCGCAAGGCGGCGGAGAAAGCTGTGCAAAGGGCGATTCTTCGAGGGGCGCGTGCTCTCGGTGGAAGATTTAAACCGATCGTTCCGGAATCGATTGAAAAACTTCTGGACAGTTGCGAGAGCAATGCGTCTTCGGTGTCGACGTCCGCCTCGGTCACGTGCTGTGGAAAGAAAACCGTGCCGATGCAGCCGTGTGGAATTAGATCCGAGAAGAAAGAGGCTTACCATTTCTGCGAGACGTCCTGCGCCAATTAG